A genomic segment from Pseudomonas mendocina encodes:
- a CDS encoding NAD-dependent succinate-semialdehyde dehydrogenase, translated as MPLDHPLLFKSLCYVDGHWLHSDDGASIAVHNPADQSVIGHVPMLAEQQIIAAVDAAQRAFAGWREQSLDARAALLRRWAELILQHQEDLARILSQEQGKPLAEARGEIRYAASFIPWFAEEARRLYGQTIPSHIPGAQLGTVKEPVGVCALLTPWNFPSAMITRKAAAALAAGCTVVVKPAHETPYSAFALAQLAEEAGLPAGVFNVVLGEPQMTMETLVKDTRVRSVSFTGSTRVGKLVLQAAAEDVKKVALELGGNAPLIVCADADLDHAVQVALDAKFQTSGQDCCAANRILVERPVYEEFLQRFAKAVRGLRVGPGHDERNQIGPLMHQAALDATAARAADAIEQGARLLVGGEPHALGGWFWQPTLLADVTDAMRIYREENFAPIAGVRAFDTLDEAVAMANDTEYGLAAYICSNRVDVVHPLIRRLDHAMVAVNGTKFTGHPIPFGGMKASGLGREGGAEGFEPFVETKYFCIHHQGQRYS; from the coding sequence ATGCCCCTCGACCATCCGCTACTTTTCAAATCGCTGTGCTATGTCGACGGCCACTGGCTGCACAGCGACGACGGTGCCAGCATCGCCGTGCACAACCCTGCCGACCAGAGCGTGATCGGTCATGTGCCGATGCTCGCTGAGCAGCAGATCATCGCTGCCGTGGACGCCGCCCAGCGCGCCTTCGCCGGCTGGCGCGAGCAGAGTCTGGACGCCCGCGCGGCGTTGCTGCGGCGTTGGGCCGAGCTGATCTTGCAGCATCAGGAGGATCTGGCGCGCATCCTCAGTCAGGAGCAGGGCAAGCCATTGGCCGAAGCCCGTGGCGAGATTCGTTACGCTGCCAGCTTCATCCCCTGGTTCGCCGAAGAGGCGCGCCGCCTCTATGGCCAGACCATCCCCAGCCATATCCCCGGCGCCCAGCTCGGCACCGTGAAGGAACCGGTGGGCGTCTGCGCCCTGCTCACGCCGTGGAATTTCCCCAGCGCGATGATCACCCGCAAGGCCGCCGCGGCACTAGCCGCCGGTTGCACCGTGGTGGTCAAACCGGCGCACGAGACGCCCTATTCCGCTTTTGCCCTGGCGCAACTGGCCGAGGAAGCCGGACTACCCGCAGGCGTATTCAATGTGGTGCTGGGCGAGCCGCAGATGACCATGGAAACCCTGGTCAAGGACACCCGCGTGCGCTCGGTGAGCTTCACCGGCTCGACTCGTGTCGGCAAGCTGGTGCTGCAGGCCGCCGCTGAGGATGTGAAGAAGGTGGCGCTGGAGTTGGGCGGCAATGCGCCGCTGATCGTGTGCGCCGATGCCGACCTCGATCACGCCGTGCAGGTGGCGCTGGATGCCAAGTTCCAGACCTCTGGGCAGGACTGCTGCGCGGCCAACCGAATTCTGGTCGAGCGCCCCGTTTATGAAGAATTCCTGCAGCGTTTCGCCAAGGCGGTGCGCGGCCTGCGCGTCGGTCCCGGCCATGACGAGCGCAACCAGATTGGCCCGCTGATGCACCAGGCTGCGCTGGATGCCACCGCCGCCCGGGCCGCCGATGCCATCGAGCAAGGTGCGCGTCTGCTGGTTGGTGGCGAGCCCCACGCGCTGGGCGGCTGGTTCTGGCAGCCGACGCTGCTGGCCGACGTCACCGACGCCATGCGCATCTATCGCGAGGAGAACTTCGCCCCCATCGCCGGGGTGCGCGCTTTCGACACCCTGGACGAAGCCGTGGCCATGGCCAACGACACCGAATACGGTCTGGCCGCCTACATTTGTTCCAACCGCGTGGATGTCGTCCACCCGCTGATCCGTCGCCTCGACCACGCCATGGTCGCGGTCAACGGCACCAAGTTCACCGGCCACCCGATCCCCTTCGGTGGCATGAAAGCCTCCGGCCTCGGCCGCGAGGGCGGCGCGGAAGGCTTCGAGCCCTTCGTCGAGACCAAGTACTTCTGCATCCATCATCAGGGTCAGCGCTACTCCTGA
- a CDS encoding 7-cyano-7-deazaguanine/7-aminomethyl-7-deazaguanine transporter, whose protein sequence is MTLIPASVSRPVLAGLIAFHILIIIASNYLVQLPITLFGWHTTWGAFSFPFIFLATDLTVRLIGKHAARVVIARVMLPALVASYVVSVLFHEGVFGGLATLGEFNLFVFRIAVASFLAYAFGQLLDIQVFDRLRKMRQWWVAPTASTIFGNLLDTFLFFSVAFWRSDDPFMAANWVEIATVDYVIKLAISLILFVPLYGMLLSAIVRALPQRPATVA, encoded by the coding sequence ATGACCCTGATTCCCGCGTCGGTCAGTCGGCCCGTGCTGGCCGGCCTGATCGCCTTCCATATTCTCATCATCATCGCCAGCAACTACCTGGTGCAGTTGCCGATCACCCTGTTCGGCTGGCACACCACCTGGGGCGCGTTCAGCTTCCCGTTCATCTTCCTGGCCACTGACCTCACCGTGCGTCTGATCGGCAAGCATGCCGCGCGCGTGGTGATCGCCCGGGTCATGCTGCCGGCGCTGGTGGCCTCCTACGTGGTGTCGGTGCTGTTCCATGAAGGGGTTTTCGGCGGTCTGGCGACGCTGGGCGAATTCAACCTGTTCGTCTTTCGCATCGCCGTGGCCAGCTTCCTGGCCTACGCCTTCGGCCAGTTGCTCGATATTCAGGTGTTCGACCGCCTGCGCAAGATGCGCCAGTGGTGGGTTGCGCCGACGGCCTCGACCATCTTCGGCAATCTGCTCGATACCTTTCTGTTCTTCTCGGTGGCCTTCTGGCGCAGCGACGATCCGTTCATGGCGGCCAACTGGGTGGAGATCGCCACGGTGGACTACGTGATCAAGCTGGCCATCAGCCTGATCCTCTTCGTGCCGCTGTACGGCATGTTGCTCAGCGCCATCGTGCGGGCGTTGCCGCAGCGCCCTGCCACGGTGGCCTGA
- the pdxR gene encoding MocR-like pyridoxine biosynthesis transcription factor PdxR translates to MPVTPPLPVDLSGIRLDPAAGLSRQLYQALRERILDGRLPGNTRLPASRDLASLLAISRNTVTRAFDQLYAEGYIEGRVGNGTYVADLALTRPATPAPHCAPALGAALQRQALPMPVAGAPRAFRIGVPAFDLFPFETWARLQARFWRRPSPARLGYGDPAGDRTLRELVAAYLRNGRGLACDPRQIVITCGAQQAISLCAQLLVRPGDRVAVENPGYRAAAHAFAAAGADLRGVPLDGEGLDTRALSAIEGCRLAYVTPSHQYPTGVTLSLARRLELLEWAERQDGWIVEDDYDGEYRYSGTPLAPLAALDRQGRVLYVGTFCKIAFPALRLGYLVLPPALAEAFAQRQAVEMRHSEIGNQAVMAEFIAGGYFQRHVRRMRQAARQRRDALLGAWPQVIPGCAPLPCVEAGLHLCVRVDSLARERELVSAARAAGVEMNALSDYWLEDSAEPGDARAGLVLGFAAVPEAQIVEAVQVLRRAWRLRNQ, encoded by the coding sequence ATGCCCGTTACGCCCCCTTTGCCAGTCGACCTTTCCGGCATTCGCCTCGACCCTGCCGCCGGCCTGTCACGCCAGCTCTACCAGGCACTGCGCGAGCGTATTCTCGATGGTCGCCTGCCAGGCAATACGCGTCTGCCGGCCAGCCGTGACCTGGCGAGTCTGCTGGCGATCTCGCGCAATACCGTGACCCGCGCCTTCGACCAGCTCTACGCCGAGGGCTATATCGAAGGTCGGGTGGGTAATGGCACCTACGTGGCCGACCTGGCTCTGACGCGGCCGGCAACGCCAGCACCTCATTGCGCTCCGGCTCTGGGCGCAGCGCTGCAGCGGCAGGCTTTGCCCATGCCGGTAGCGGGTGCGCCGCGAGCCTTTCGCATCGGCGTGCCGGCTTTCGACCTGTTTCCCTTCGAGACCTGGGCACGCTTGCAGGCGCGCTTCTGGCGCCGACCGTCGCCCGCTCGGCTGGGCTATGGTGACCCGGCCGGCGATCGCACATTGCGCGAGCTGGTCGCCGCCTACCTGCGCAACGGTCGTGGGCTGGCCTGTGACCCGCGGCAGATCGTCATCACCTGCGGCGCCCAGCAAGCCATCAGCCTCTGCGCGCAGTTGCTGGTGCGACCCGGTGACCGGGTGGCGGTGGAAAACCCCGGCTATCGCGCCGCTGCTCACGCCTTTGCCGCCGCAGGGGCCGATCTGCGTGGCGTACCGCTCGATGGCGAGGGCCTGGATACCCGAGCGCTGTCTGCCATCGAGGGCTGTCGCCTGGCCTACGTGACGCCGTCGCACCAGTACCCGACCGGCGTGACCCTGTCGCTGGCGCGACGCCTGGAGCTGCTGGAATGGGCCGAGCGCCAGGACGGCTGGATCGTCGAGGACGACTACGATGGCGAGTATCGCTACAGCGGCACGCCGTTGGCGCCTTTGGCCGCGCTGGATCGACAGGGCCGTGTGCTGTACGTCGGCACCTTCTGCAAGATCGCCTTCCCGGCGCTGCGCCTGGGCTACCTGGTGCTGCCGCCGGCCCTGGCGGAGGCCTTCGCCCAGCGCCAGGCGGTGGAGATGCGCCACTCGGAGATCGGCAACCAGGCGGTGATGGCCGAGTTCATCGCTGGCGGGTATTTCCAGCGTCATGTGCGCCGCATGCGCCAGGCGGCGCGGCAGCGTCGCGACGCCCTGTTAGGCGCTTGGCCACAGGTGATACCAGGCTGTGCGCCGCTGCCGTGCGTGGAAGCCGGGCTGCACCTGTGCGTACGGGTCGACAGCCTGGCCCGCGAGCGTGAACTGGTCAGTGCCGCGCGGGCTGCCGGGGTGGAGATGAATGCGCTCAGTGATTACTGGCTGGAAGACAGCGCCGAACCTGGTGATGCCCGCGCCGGCCTGGTGCTGGGTTTCGCAGCTGTGCCCGAAGCGCAGATCGTCGAGGCGGTGCAGGTATTGCGGCGGGCCTGGCGTCTGCGCAATCAGTGA
- a CDS encoding FMN-binding negative transcriptional regulator: protein MYRPAAFRQDDLATLHAQIDASGLAVLTSAGELGLQASHLPLLLEPGEGEFGTLYGHFARANPHWRDLASGAEALVVFSGPDAYIHPGWYPAKAEHGKVVPTWNYIAVHAWGQAEVFDEPERLLQLVSRLSDRHERQQAQPWATSDAPREYLDAMLRAIVGFALPIRRLEGKWKLGQNRSAADQAGVRAALSASPDAPSHELAARMSTLD, encoded by the coding sequence ATGTACCGCCCCGCAGCCTTCCGCCAGGACGACCTGGCCACCCTGCATGCACAGATCGATGCCAGCGGCTTGGCCGTGCTGACCAGCGCTGGCGAGTTGGGGCTGCAAGCCAGCCACCTGCCACTGTTGCTGGAGCCGGGCGAAGGTGAGTTCGGCACGCTGTACGGCCACTTCGCCCGTGCCAACCCGCACTGGCGCGACCTCGCCAGCGGCGCCGAGGCGCTGGTGGTGTTCAGCGGCCCGGACGCCTACATCCACCCGGGCTGGTACCCGGCCAAGGCCGAGCACGGCAAGGTGGTGCCGACCTGGAACTACATCGCCGTGCACGCCTGGGGCCAGGCCGAGGTGTTCGACGAGCCCGAGCGTCTGCTGCAACTGGTCAGCCGTCTGAGCGATCGCCATGAACGCCAGCAGGCGCAGCCCTGGGCGACAAGCGATGCACCCCGCGAGTATCTCGACGCCATGCTGCGCGCCATCGTCGGCTTCGCACTGCCGATTCGCCGACTGGAGGGCAAATGGAAGCTCGGCCAGAACCGTTCGGCCGCCGATCAGGCTGGCGTACGCGCAGCGCTGAGCGCCTCGCCCGATGCACCCAGCCACGAACTCGCCGCCCGTATGTCCACCCTCGACTGA